Proteins from a genomic interval of uncultured Methanocorpusculum sp.:
- a CDS encoding thiamine pyrophosphate-dependent enzyme translates to MVDRSIENFECGHRACGGCGASSAVRMILKGYGEHTIVVNSTGCLEVFSTPYPETAWKTPWIHSLFENASAVASGIEASLKKQGRIDTEKVLVFGGDGATVDIGTLCISGAFERGHDFTYICYDNEAYMNTGIQRSGATPYDADTTTSPAGVCSTGNNLPKKDYPQILVAHGSPYVATASMAYPADLMKKVEKARNIKGPCYIQVHTPCCTGWGFDGAKTMEIGRMAVECGLWVNYEIIDGELTTVKKVKRVPVDDYLKAQKRFRHLFKPVRNDAEIAKIQAIADKNAKKYGIDIE, encoded by the coding sequence ATGGTAGACAGATCTATTGAGAACTTTGAGTGCGGGCACAGAGCCTGCGGAGGCTGCGGAGCGTCATCTGCAGTCCGTATGATCCTGAAAGGCTACGGCGAACACACGATCGTAGTCAACTCAACCGGATGTCTGGAGGTCTTTTCGACCCCGTATCCGGAAACCGCATGGAAAACACCATGGATCCATTCGCTGTTCGAAAATGCATCGGCAGTCGCATCGGGTATCGAAGCATCCTTAAAGAAACAGGGACGTATCGACACGGAAAAGGTCCTCGTCTTCGGCGGGGACGGTGCGACGGTTGACATCGGAACGCTCTGTATATCCGGCGCGTTTGAACGCGGACATGACTTCACATACATCTGTTATGACAATGAAGCATACATGAACACTGGGATCCAGCGCTCAGGGGCAACACCCTACGATGCGGATACAACAACATCCCCTGCAGGTGTCTGCTCAACCGGAAACAACCTGCCGAAGAAAGATTATCCGCAGATCCTTGTCGCACACGGTTCGCCTTACGTCGCCACCGCTTCCATGGCTTACCCCGCGGATCTGATGAAAAAAGTCGAGAAAGCACGAAACATCAAAGGTCCCTGCTATATCCAGGTACACACACCCTGCTGCACCGGATGGGGATTCGACGGTGCCAAGACGATGGAAATCGGCAGAATGGCAGTCGAATGCGGCCTCTGGGTCAATTACGAAATCATTGACGGCGAACTTACAACCGTTAAAAAAGTGAAGAGAGTTCCGGTCGATGATTACCTCAAAGCCCAGAAACGCTTCCGTCACCTCTTCAAACCAGTAAGGAACGATGCTGAGATCGCAAAGATCCAGGCAATTGCCGATAAAAACGCCAAGAAGTACGGCATCGATATTGAATAA
- a CDS encoding DUF5803 family protein translates to MVLLALFAAPAAANSAVYFVSDDGTVLTANVTLINQNTFQLVKPGFLGEEVALSVDNLTIQNESGVIEYTQNGKTVTFPAGNYTLTYSANIENGLVYLKYAEPYNVSVYLPERFQTGYLILGTVGTGGVVSSSDNSSYGSMVTFENTTTASFTFYDDVREPLLYIFLGVWGVVFL, encoded by the coding sequence GTGGTTCTGCTTGCTTTGTTTGCAGCTCCTGCGGCTGCAAACTCTGCAGTGTATTTTGTATCTGATGACGGGACCGTTCTGACGGCAAATGTCACTCTTATCAATCAGAATACATTCCAGCTGGTGAAACCCGGTTTCTTGGGAGAGGAGGTTGCCCTTTCTGTTGATAATCTGACGATCCAAAACGAGAGCGGCGTTATCGAGTATACTCAGAATGGAAAAACTGTCACATTCCCGGCAGGGAATTACACGTTGACTTACTCCGCAAACATCGAGAACGGTCTGGTTTATCTGAAATATGCCGAGCCGTACAACGTCTCGGTTTATCTCCCGGAAAGGTTCCAGACAGGATATTTGATCTTAGGTACGGTTGGGACTGGAGGTGTCGTGTCTTCTTCGGACAACTCATCCTATGGTTCGATGGTCACCTTTGAGAATACAACGACCGCATCTTTCACGTTTTATGATGATGTGCGTGAACCGCTTCTCTATATCTTCTTAGGGGTCTGGGGCGTTGTATTTTTATAG
- the thrC gene encoding threonine synthase: MYKLVCVHCGAEYPPDAIVYNCEKCGHLLAVKYDLSKITITHEEILQRPISLWRYKEFLPVQIEPITLQEGGTPLYHLKRLGEELGLTNLYAKHEGMNPSGSFKDRGMTLGVSMAKQLGKNIVACASTGNTSASMAVYAAKANMPAVVLLPAGHVALGKVAQALMHGAKVISIRGNFDRALEMVHEICITHGIYLLNSINPYRLEGQKTIGFEVVDQLGCVPDRIVLPVGNAGNISAVYKGICEWKEIGYIDRLPKMTAIQAEGAAPVVAAIKDQLPEVVVEQNPETVASAIRIGAPVNAEKALRAIRETGGTAESVTDAEILAMQRDLARYEGIGVEPASAASVAGIRKMAELGLLDKDEKIVCVVTGHLLKDPETVIKQCAPPIEIDPTIEALLSVL, from the coding sequence ATGTATAAACTCGTCTGTGTACACTGCGGCGCTGAGTATCCGCCTGACGCCATTGTGTATAATTGTGAGAAATGCGGCCATCTGCTTGCAGTTAAGTATGATCTGAGCAAGATCACGATTACTCACGAAGAAATATTACAGCGTCCTATCTCCCTCTGGCGCTACAAAGAGTTCCTTCCTGTCCAGATCGAACCGATCACCCTTCAGGAAGGAGGTACACCCCTGTATCACCTGAAAAGACTTGGAGAAGAGCTGGGTCTGACCAATCTGTATGCAAAGCATGAGGGTATGAATCCCTCCGGTTCGTTCAAAGACCGCGGTATGACCCTTGGTGTTTCCATGGCAAAACAGCTCGGCAAAAATATCGTTGCCTGCGCGTCCACTGGAAATACCTCGGCATCAATGGCGGTTTATGCAGCGAAAGCAAATATGCCTGCTGTTGTTTTACTGCCCGCCGGCCATGTTGCTCTTGGCAAAGTTGCCCAGGCACTTATGCACGGAGCAAAGGTTATCTCGATCCGCGGCAACTTTGACCGTGCCCTTGAGATGGTCCATGAAATCTGTATCACCCATGGAATCTATCTCTTAAACTCTATCAACCCGTATCGTCTTGAAGGACAGAAAACGATTGGGTTCGAAGTAGTCGATCAGCTTGGCTGCGTTCCGGACAGAATTGTTCTGCCGGTAGGAAATGCTGGAAATATCTCTGCCGTCTACAAAGGAATATGCGAGTGGAAAGAGATCGGATACATTGACCGCCTTCCAAAAATGACCGCAATTCAGGCTGAGGGCGCAGCTCCGGTCGTTGCTGCAATCAAAGATCAGCTTCCGGAAGTCGTCGTTGAGCAGAACCCTGAAACGGTTGCCTCTGCAATCCGTATCGGTGCTCCGGTAAATGCAGAAAAAGCTCTGCGTGCGATTCGCGAGACCGGCGGAACTGCAGAGTCCGTGACCGATGCCGAGATTCTTGCTATGCAGCGCGATCTCGCCAGATACGAAGGTATCGGTGTAGAACCCGCATCTGCAGCCTCTGTTGCAGGTATTCGCAAAATGGCAGAGTTGGGACTTCTCGACAAGGATGAAAAGATCGTCTGTGTTGTGACCGGTCACCTGCTGAAAGACCCCGAAACTGTAATTAAACAATGTGCCCCGCCAATCGAGATCGACCCAACCATCGAAGCACTGCTTTCCGTATTGTAA
- a CDS encoding metal-dependent hydrolase has translation MKGITHIILTMATMLVVLAPLTPSLFTLESIPAVIILLLGAFFGSLAPDIDKGKEAAIYHSEIPGGRGKKFPLTPIFGYALYYFCYKPLQFVFRIIFVTKIYAINGHRELPHSPIGILLISILVTIYLWLICFALSFVPYLSPLYNNSLIYVFGSAFLLGCFLHLLEDTYDNSGIHYFYPFCFSRLRGKIKGDGTDPRPKIFAVVLLIAAFVLGALFISGLIPAIWAYPTTLMVPIVLWVIFLKASGVPARKEVRE, from the coding sequence ATGAAAGGTATAACCCATATCATTCTCACCATGGCAACAATGCTTGTTGTTCTTGCCCCTCTAACTCCATCTCTCTTCACCTTGGAATCGATACCTGCAGTAATCATTCTCCTCCTCGGTGCTTTCTTCGGTTCTCTCGCCCCTGATATTGATAAAGGGAAGGAAGCTGCAATCTATCATTCGGAGATTCCCGGGGGCCGCGGGAAAAAATTTCCACTTACGCCAATATTCGGCTATGCCCTTTACTACTTCTGCTACAAACCACTTCAGTTTGTTTTCCGGATAATTTTCGTTACAAAAATATATGCTATTAATGGACATCGTGAACTTCCCCATTCCCCGATTGGTATTTTGCTTATTTCAATTCTCGTTACCATTTACCTCTGGCTTATCTGCTTCGCGCTTTCATTTGTTCCGTATCTTTCTCCCTTATACAATAACTCCCTCATTTACGTGTTCGGCTCGGCATTCCTTCTGGGTTGTTTCCTGCACTTACTTGAGGATACGTATGATAATTCCGGAATCCACTACTTCTATCCATTCTGTTTCAGCCGTCTGCGTGGAAAAATCAAAGGAGACGGTACCGATCCGCGTCCAAAGATATTTGCCGTTGTCCTGCTGATAGCCGCTTTCGTTCTTGGAGCTCTGTTTATCTCTGGATTAATACCCGCAATATGGGCTTATCCGACAACACTCATGGTTCCAATCGTCTTATGGGTCATCTTCCTGAAAGCTTCTGGTGTGCCGGCAAGAAAAGAGGTCCGGGAATAA